A part of Candidatus Binatus sp. genomic DNA contains:
- a CDS encoding glycine/sarcosine/betaine reductase selenoprotein B family protein, giving the protein MPVDYIPRTRDLYGDFIPYRWVVNETVPFTPLTKPIAQCRVAMMSSGGFMYRDQPRFHREDSTYRRIPKNARCDELNVWHFGYPTHDAAIDPNCVFPLERLRELESAGVIGELIDPVFSFMGGIYSARQVRDELAPQIVDELKRAHADAFYLVPA; this is encoded by the coding sequence ATGCCAGTCGATTACATTCCACGCACGCGCGATCTGTACGGCGATTTCATTCCGTACCGTTGGGTCGTCAATGAGACCGTGCCGTTCACTCCGCTCACAAAACCGATTGCGCAGTGCCGCGTCGCGATGATGAGTTCGGGCGGATTCATGTATCGCGATCAGCCGCGCTTTCATCGCGAGGATTCGACGTACCGGCGCATCCCAAAAAATGCGCGCTGCGACGAGCTCAACGTCTGGCACTTCGGCTACCCGACGCACGATGCCGCGATCGATCCCAATTGCGTGTTTCCGCTCGAGCGGCTTCGCGAACTCGAATCTGCCGGCGTGATCGGCGAGCTGATAGATCCCGTCTTCAGTTTCATGGGCGGGATTTATTCCGCGCGCCAAGTCCGCGACGAACTCGCGCCGCAAATCGTCGATGAACTCAAACGCGCGCACGCCGACGCCTTCTACCTCGTCCCTGCCTGA
- a CDS encoding LLM class flavin-dependent oxidoreductase: MRKTKIGYQLDFRNPPTSTISFRDLYRHCFEQVQAAEAMGFDSIWLTEHHFTDDGYLPAMMPAAAAIAARTTRVTIGTYVLLAPFVHPLKLAEDSAFVDVLSGGRLRLGIGQGYRAEEFDGFGIPRAERLGRTLETLEILKLAWTGERFSFDGKYFKFRDVRVLPRPVSQPYPELLWGAGAPKAIRRAAKLDLSFACVGGRKEAGIYIEALKAAGKDPSKYNIVANRAVYVANSEEEAWRDTRDALMYQAELYGKWLSAAAGTTDQSKVLIRPDPERLRRTSVLGTPAEVRDKLNAILDATPFTELIVVTQLPGLDPAKARRSLDRFGLEVLPQLR; encoded by the coding sequence ATGCGCAAAACAAAAATCGGCTATCAGCTCGACTTCCGCAATCCTCCGACTTCGACGATTTCGTTTCGCGACCTTTATCGTCACTGCTTTGAGCAGGTGCAGGCGGCCGAGGCGATGGGCTTCGATTCGATCTGGCTGACGGAGCATCACTTCACCGACGACGGGTACCTGCCCGCGATGATGCCGGCCGCAGCCGCGATTGCTGCGCGCACCACTCGCGTCACGATCGGCACTTACGTTTTGCTCGCGCCTTTCGTTCATCCGTTGAAGCTCGCCGAAGATTCGGCCTTCGTCGATGTGCTCTCGGGCGGGCGTTTGCGGCTTGGAATCGGGCAAGGCTATCGGGCGGAAGAATTCGATGGCTTCGGAATTCCACGCGCCGAGCGCCTCGGCCGCACGCTCGAGACGCTCGAAATATTGAAGCTCGCGTGGACCGGAGAACGTTTCAGCTTCGATGGCAAGTATTTCAAGTTTCGCGACGTGCGCGTACTGCCGCGACCCGTGAGCCAGCCGTATCCTGAGCTGCTGTGGGGCGCAGGCGCGCCCAAGGCGATTCGCCGCGCCGCGAAGCTCGATCTTTCGTTCGCCTGCGTGGGCGGGCGCAAAGAAGCTGGCATTTATATCGAGGCGCTGAAGGCGGCCGGCAAAGATCCATCAAAATACAATATCGTCGCCAACCGCGCGGTGTACGTCGCGAACAGTGAAGAAGAGGCCTGGCGCGACACGCGCGATGCCCTCATGTATCAGGCTGAGTTGTACGGCAAGTGGCTTTCCGCCGCCGCCGGCACCACTGACCAGAGCAAAGTGCTGATTCGTCCCGACCCCGAGCGGCTGCGGCGTACCAGCGTGCTCGGAACGCCGGCCGAAGTTCGCGACAAGCTGAACGCGATTCTCGACGCAACCCCGTTCACGGAATTGATCGTCGTGACGCAACTGCCGGGACTCGATCCCGCCAAGGCGCGCCGCTCGCTCGATCGATTCGGTCTCGAAGTGCTGCCTCAACTAAGATAG
- a CDS encoding glutathione S-transferase family protein — protein MKLFTYATSPYARKAQMALEFKGVAFEPIERCYSLDRKEDLRAASERAEVPVLVLDDGRTISDSTIICEYLEDAYPTPPLFPKDPFARAQMRTLEDLCDRGFDAVSYGYWMSQLRKNSPEADAMARAARDEFSRLLARLEAALGERQFFFDNVSIADLSAICYVPSAPAMGIAMDSYPRLSAWMNRMRAIPAVAADNDRLKRALANMHDIASELEGPDGRIHWRDTRLEWPVRKGFIDLVVREFRADKMMFPPDAC, from the coding sequence ATGAAGTTATTCACCTACGCAACGAGCCCCTACGCGCGCAAGGCCCAAATGGCGCTCGAGTTCAAAGGCGTCGCCTTCGAGCCGATCGAACGATGCTACTCGCTCGATCGAAAAGAAGATCTCCGCGCCGCCAGCGAACGCGCCGAAGTTCCAGTCCTGGTGCTCGACGACGGCCGCACGATCTCCGACTCCACGATCATCTGCGAATACCTCGAAGATGCGTATCCGACACCGCCGCTGTTTCCGAAGGATCCATTCGCGCGCGCGCAAATGCGTACGCTCGAGGATCTCTGCGATCGCGGCTTCGATGCCGTCAGCTACGGTTACTGGATGTCGCAGTTGCGCAAAAATTCTCCCGAGGCTGATGCGATGGCCCGCGCCGCCCGCGACGAATTTTCGCGCCTGCTCGCGCGCCTCGAAGCGGCGCTCGGCGAGCGGCAGTTCTTCTTCGACAACGTCAGCATCGCCGACCTGTCCGCGATCTGTTACGTGCCGTCTGCGCCCGCGATGGGCATCGCGATGGATTCCTATCCTCGACTCAGCGCCTGGATGAATCGGATGCGCGCGATTCCCGCCGTCGCCGCCGACAACGATCGTCTAAAGCGCGCGCTCGCAAATATGCACGACATCGCGAGCGAACTCGAAGGCCCCGACGGCCGAATTCATTGGCGCGATACGCGGCTTGAGTGGCCGGTGCGCAAGGGCTTTATTGATCTTGTGGTGCGCGAGTTCCGGGCGGATAAGATGATGTTTCCGCCGGATGCGTGTTGA
- a CDS encoding MAPEG family protein produces the protein MMSYAGLEIVTLLALIEYSVLGAMVGRARLKYKVEAPATTGNAQFERYFRVHQNTLEALIVFLPAVWIFSLGVNYQIGVALGVLFLLGRILYANGYLNAPEKRAPGAIVTFAINTILVVGGLGALLVRAI, from the coding sequence ATGATGAGCTATGCGGGACTCGAAATCGTCACGCTGCTGGCGTTGATCGAGTATTCGGTGCTCGGCGCGATGGTTGGACGCGCGCGTTTGAAGTACAAGGTCGAGGCGCCGGCGACCACAGGAAACGCGCAATTCGAGCGCTACTTCCGGGTGCATCAGAACACACTGGAGGCGCTGATCGTCTTCCTTCCGGCGGTCTGGATTTTTTCACTCGGCGTGAACTATCAGATCGGCGTGGCGCTCGGGGTGCTGTTCCTGCTGGGCCGCATCCTTTACGCCAACGGCTACTTGAACGCTCCGGAAAAGCGCGCGCCCGGCGCGATCGTTACGTTCGCCATCAACACCATTCTGGTGGTCGGAGGATTGGGCGCACTGCTGGTTCGAGCGATCTGA
- a CDS encoding SDR family NAD(P)-dependent oxidoreductase produces MARLAGKIALIIGGGADGPANTGEKLSIGNGRATAIMCAREGAAVMVADRSLELAQQTANAIREEGGRAEAVAADVSIEDQCRGAVEATIKAFGALHLLVNNVGIGIGGSLLKTTTEQFDTMLAVNLRSHFLTMRYAVPEIAKAGGGAIVNVSSLAALRSNRMISYEATKAALLGLGRSAAVSHARDNIRVNTILPGLINSSMVRRLIGDREARVAPGIPMHRQGTPWEIAKAIVFLLSDDASYITGTELIVDGGLAAR; encoded by the coding sequence ATGGCTCGGCTAGCGGGCAAGATCGCGTTGATTATCGGTGGCGGCGCTGACGGTCCCGCCAACACGGGCGAGAAATTATCGATCGGCAATGGACGCGCCACCGCAATCATGTGCGCGCGCGAAGGCGCCGCGGTGATGGTCGCTGATCGTTCGCTCGAACTCGCGCAGCAGACCGCCAATGCGATTCGTGAAGAAGGCGGACGCGCGGAAGCGGTCGCAGCCGACGTTAGTATCGAGGATCAATGCCGCGGCGCAGTCGAGGCGACGATCAAAGCATTCGGCGCGCTGCATCTGCTCGTGAACAATGTCGGCATCGGCATCGGCGGCAGCCTGCTTAAAACCACTACCGAGCAGTTCGACACGATGCTCGCGGTGAATCTGAGAAGCCATTTTCTCACGATGCGCTACGCGGTCCCGGAGATCGCCAAAGCCGGCGGCGGCGCGATCGTCAACGTGTCGTCGCTCGCCGCGCTGCGCAGCAACCGCATGATTTCCTACGAGGCGACCAAGGCCGCGCTGCTCGGATTAGGGCGTTCGGCGGCGGTCTCGCACGCCCGCGACAACATCCGCGTCAACACGATACTGCCCGGCCTGATCAATTCGTCGATGGTGCGCCGGCTGATCGGCGATCGCGAAGCGCGAGTGGCGCCGGGCATCCCGATGCATCGGCAGGGCACGCCGTGGGAAATCGCGAAAGCGATCGTGTTTCTGCTCTCCGACGATGCATCCTACATCACTGGCACCGAATTGATCGTTGACGGCGGCCTCGCCGCACGCTGA